Proteins encoded in a region of the Nicotiana tomentosiformis chromosome 9, ASM39032v3, whole genome shotgun sequence genome:
- the LOC104102565 gene encoding LOW QUALITY PROTEIN: uncharacterized protein (The sequence of the model RefSeq protein was modified relative to this genomic sequence to represent the inferred CDS: substituted 2 bases at 2 genomic stop codons), whose protein sequence is MDSSRISLRPFKLSDADDLLIWASDDKVTSYLRWHTITSIEAASKYIQEVAIPHPWRRSICLDDRSIGYISVRPESGSERHKARIAYAVGSDYWGXGIVTMAIKMAIPIVFKDFPYLVRLEALVEPENVGSQRVLEKVGFKKEGFLRXYGFNKGEIRDMFIYSFLSIDEIP, encoded by the coding sequence ATGGATTCCTCAAGAATATCACTCAGGCCATTCAAACTTTCTGATGCTGATGACCTCTTGATATGGGCTAGCGACGATAAAGTAACCTCTTATCTAAGATGGCACACAATCACCTCCATTGAAGCAGCATCAAAATATATCCAAGAAGTTGCTATTCCACATCCGTGGCGTCGGTCCATTTGCTTAGACGACCGTTCCATAGGTTACATATCAGTTAGGCCAGAATCCGGGAGCGAAAGGCACAAAGCTCGCATTGCTTATGCCGTTGGTTCTGATTATTGGGGATAAGGAATTGTTACTATGGCAATAAAGATGGCTATCCCTATTGTGTTCAAAGATTTTCCCTATTTGGTGAGGCTAGAAGCTTTGGTGGAGCCTGAAAATGTAGGATCTCAAAGGGTGCTAGAAAAGGTTGGTTTCAAGAAAGAGGGCTTTCTGAGGTAGTATGGGTTTAACAAAGGTGAAATTAGAGATATGTTCATATATAGCTTCTTATCAATTGATGAAATTCCTTGA